The Scyliorhinus torazame isolate Kashiwa2021f chromosome 10, sScyTor2.1, whole genome shotgun sequence genome contains a region encoding:
- the LOC140430869 gene encoding lysosomal protective protein-like, translating to MWWSLLLLCVGGALGYYAPDEILSLPGLNTQLNFRQWSGYLQASTGQHLHYWFVTSQHDPANDPMVLWLNGGPGCSSLDGFLAENGPLHVNDNGRTLYINEYSWNKVANVLYLESPAGVGFSYSESRNYATNDMEVADNNYLALQDFFKKFPSFQRNDFYVTGESYGGVYVPSLSLKIANGPAKINLKGFAVGNGLSSTYFNDQSLVYFGYYHGLFGDTLWKNLNTYCCQGGSCNFVTNSNYYCQESVRKVFTIIYNSGLNVYSLYMNCAGGVRGSNLRFRTELKNLFRFYQFEVPEKPATLSGNVPPCINDTAQWTWLNRADVRQALHIPDFVQPWELCSAVVTDNYQRIYNNMQNFYLQLLGKGLRALVYNGDIDMACNFLGDNWFVQSLNQRKTLDYQEWIYNNQVAGFYEQYGSLTFLTVKGAGHMVPQWAPARALSMFKSFLSNSAY from the exons ATGTGGTGGAGTTTGCTGTTGCTCTGTGTGGGCGGCGCTCTGGGATATTATGCCCCAGATGAAATCCTGTCCTTGCCGGGTCTGAACACCCAACTCAACTTCAGGCAGTGGTCCGGCTACCTGCAGGCATCTACAGGCCAACATCTACATTACTG GTTTGTGACATCCCAGCACGACCCAGCCAATGACCCTATGGTCCTGTGGCTGAATGGTGGACCTGGGTGCAGTTCCTTAGATGGATTCCTCGCTGAAAATGGACCTTTGCAT GTGAATGACAATGGCCGTACACTCTACATCAACGAGTACAGCTGGAATAAGGTGGCCAATGTTCTGTACCTGGAATCCCCGGCTGGTGTTGGCTTCTCCTATTCTGAGAGTAGAAACTACGCCACCAATGATATGGAG GTTGCCGACAACAACTACCTGGCCCTGCAGGATTTCTTCAAAAAGTTTCCCAGCTTCCAGCGGAATGACTTCTACGTCACTGGTGAAAGTTATGGGGGCGTTTATGTGCCGAGTCTGAGTCTGAAAATCGCCAACGGCCCAGCCAAGATTAACTTGAAG GGGTTTGCCGTCGGCAACGGATTGAGCAGCACGTATTTCAATGACCAGTCGCTCGTCTATTTCGGATATTACCACGGACTCTTCGGCGACAC GTTGTGGAAAAACCTGAACACATACTGCTGCCAAGGTGGATCCTGCAACTTTGTCACCAACAGCAACTATTACTGCCAAGAATCA GTCAGGAAAGTCTTCACGATCATCTACAATAGTGGACTCAATGTGTACTCGCTTTATATGAATTGTGCTGGGGGAGTAAGAGGAAGTAATCTGCGGTTCCGTACAGAGCTCAAGAACCTATTCCGGTTTTACCAGTTTGAAGTACCAGAG AAACCAGCTACATTAAGTGGCAATGTTCCCCCATGTATCAATGATACTGCTCAGTGGACCTGGCTAAATCGCGCAGATGTGAGACAGGCCCTGCACATCCCAGACTTTGTCCAGCCCTGGGAACTCTGTAG TGCAGTGGTTACTGACAACTACCAACGTATCTATAACAACATGCAAAACTTCTATCTGCAACTACTCGGCAAGGGTCTCCGTGCGTTGGTCTACAACGGGGACATTGACATGGCCTGTAACTTCCTGGGGGATAACTGGTTTGTGCAGTCACTGAATCAAAGG AAAACCTTGGACTATCAAGAATGGATTTACAATAACCAGGTCGCAGGGTTCTACGAGCAGTATGGGAGCCTCACCTTCCTGACTGTCAAG gGAGCTGGACACATGGTACCACAGTGGGCACCAGCACGAGCCTTGAGTATGTTCAAATCCTTCCTCTCCAACTCTGCGTACTGA